A stretch of the Rhinoderma darwinii isolate aRhiDar2 chromosome 3, aRhiDar2.hap1, whole genome shotgun sequence genome encodes the following:
- the LOC142750652 gene encoding olfactory receptor 8B12-like has protein sequence MFGTISEVVMMSDMENNLTAEFILLGFQGGQSLRMFLFLLLLGVNCGTLCGNLLIITLVSINKNLHTPMYFFISQLSINDILLTTNIVPKMLHLLLYNGGTISFIGCMTQLYFFCASEVFECFLLTVMSYDRYVAICNPLRYTSIMTGEYCVKLSIICCTILNIRSINGRQKAFTTCSSHLIVVSIFLDFKLYVFNSVIQSKIVSLFYTVVTPLINPIIYCLRNKDIKEALKKYTFVLTITAHKLGKKTQVHQVRPIIPYLSSRSQNWC, from the exons GAAAATAATTTGACTGCAGAATTTATCCTCTTGGGATTTCAAGGAGGCCAAAGTTTAAGAATGTTTCTGTTCTTGCTACTTCTTGGGGTTAACTGTGGGACGCTATGTGGGAATCTCCTGATCATCACCCTGGTGTCCATCAACAAGAACCTCCACACTCCAATGTATTTCTTCATCTCACAACTGTCCATCAATGACATCTTGTTGACCACAAATATTGTCCCCAAAATGCTCCACCTTCTGCTATATAACGGGGGGACCATTTCATTTATTGGTTGTATGACCCAGCTTTATTTTTTCTGTGCCTCCGAAGTATTTGAGTGTTTCCTTCTCACAGTGATGTCCtatgacagatatgtggccatctgTAATCCCCTCCGTTACACCTCTATCATGACAGGCGAATATTGTGTGAAATTGTCCATCATCTGTTG TACTATCCTCAACATCCGGTccatcaacgggaggcagaaagCCTTCACCACCTGCAGCTCCCACTTGATAGTGGTGTCTATATTTTTGGATTTCAAGTTGTATGTATTTAATTCTGTCATTCAAAGTAAAATAGTTTCTCTATTTTACACTGTGGTGACTCCACTAATAAATCCCATCATTTACTGTCTGAGAAATAAAGACATTAAGGAagca ttaaaaaaatatacatttgtatTAACAATAACAGCTCATAAATTgggaaaaaagacacaagtccaccAAGTCCGACCAATTATCCCATATTTGTCTAGTAGAAGTCAAAACTGGTGTTGA